One Williamwhitmania taraxaci genomic window, AAAATAAACCAGAAAGAGGGAAATTCGAACAAGGCGCTTGAATTCTATATTAAATACACAACTCTCAAGGAATCAGTTTTCTCTACTAATAAGGATAAGATAATTGGAGAAATTCAGGGTAAATATGAATCAGAAAAAAAAGGAAAAGAGATTGAAGTACTAAGCAAGTTGAGAACAGTTCAGGAGTCGCGCCTTAAAATGCAATACTATATTGGCTTCTTTTTGGCAATTTCTTTCCTTTCACTTATAATTTTTTCATTACTGCTCTTGAAACGTTACCGATCGAATAACAAAGAACATTTTCTGCTAAAAACAAAACAGACGGAAGTGGTAGAGAAAAATGCAATTCTTAACAAAACGATGAATGAAGTAGCAATAAAAACAGAACAACTCAAGAAACAACGTGACTTAGCCAAGGAGCAAAAGAATCAAATTCAGCATCAGAAAGAGGAAATGACCAACAGTATCCGATATGCCTATAGGATACAAAGCGCCATTCTAGAGTCGAAAGAATTAAGTAAAATTTATACGCCGAACAATTTCACTCTATTCCGTCCAAAGGATATTGTGAGCGGTGATTTTTACTGGATTCGAGAAATAGAAAATTATTCGGTATTTGCGGTAGCCGATTGCACTGGCCATGGCGTTCCAGGAGCCTTTATGAGCCTCTTGGGAATATCCTTCCTAAACGAAATCTTTAGTGACAAGAATAAAATTGAGCCTCACGAAATACTAAACTCACTTAGAGCAAAAATCATTTCGGCTCTTCATCAGAATGTGTCCGACCCTATCAACAATGATGGGATGGATATGTCTCTTTTATTTATCGACCATGCCAGAAAGAAGATACTTTATAGCGGTGCCAATTCCTCCCTTTTCGTCGTTCGAAAATCGGAACTTATTGAAATTGCGGGAGATAAAATGCCCGTCGGATTTTACTATAACATGAGTCCCTTCACCACTCATACATTGAGCATAGGACCAAGTGATTGCATATACCTCGCAACCGATGGTTTTGCTGATCAATTTGGTGGACCGGATGGAAAGAAATTTCGAATGAAAGGGTTAAAAAACTTGTTACTTCAAATTGGAGACAAACCCCTTGAACAGCAAAAGAACATTCTTGAATGTTCTTTCGATGCATGGAAGGGAAACAATATCCAGGTAGATGACGTTTTGATTCTTGGTGTTAAGGTTTAACTAAAAATGTAAACTCGGGCATTAATATCGGCTCTATTTCAGCATAAGGAACAGTAAACACAATGTCGCCATCGGAATAGGGCCCAATTTCATAAACATTGTAATGGAGCACTACTCCCTCCTTCGAGAATCCAAATTCGGCAGGCAGTTGAAACTTTGAGTTTGGAAACCAGTAATCGGCTAAACTCGTTCCCTGCGATAGTTTAAAATGCTTGCGAAAAGCATCCTCTGCCTTCTCTAGAAACACGCCCATATCCGAGAATACATCGGAAAGAGAAACTAATTTCCCCATAAGTGGATTGAAATTAAAGTAATGGTAGCTGTAATTTCCATGAGCACCACCCATGTAATTTTCGGTGTAATACTCGAGGCAGAGCAAATTACTGTTGACATACAAGGTATCGAACCGAGCTTTCAGATACCATGTATTTACAGCTCCATCAGGAAATGCACTTTGATATTCGGTAAATAGACTAT contains:
- a CDS encoding DUF3298 and DUF4163 domain-containing protein: MSKKSLIYVVVFASLIAAAFFIYSSVKRSSTPLPLSISADSVVLKRGCVSADSSCLYISFQFPVVKGVSNQTISMFLYTDYLQAIGDSSKVEFSGTIHDYLKRITLQYDSLFTEYQSAFPDGAVNTWYLKARFDTLYVNSNLLCLEYYTENYMGGAHGNYSYHYFNFNPLMGKLVSLSDVFSDMGVFLEKAEDAFRKHFKLSQGTSLADYWFPNSKFQLPAEFGFSKEGVVLHYNVYEIGPYSDGDIVFTVPYAEIEPILMPEFTFLVKP
- a CDS encoding tetratricopeptide repeat protein; its protein translation is MQIITKGIQLLVLSGIVLSCTQTPSSIQNKILGDDKYKKVISLIEVADSLAETDPDSGLMVIAEISNYPSKGMATELITAYANQIRGVAYISKGKMKEGFDLIESSHSFFLALNDSLPLAVSYKRKGYALRKMNKYDEAIKCNIEALTISEEKKTTKNIAYLNNALGLLFMQTGNYENAINYLNHALKLYEQENDQFGLSKVLNNLGGTYYKMGHNVLSLENLEKAYEIKKKLGETGSLGSTSTNIGLVCLELKLYNKAVDYFNEALIQSRLKNDRWGEANTLNNLARGYIENNAINTAKEILKKNKSTVESVNTPDLRMEWYSLSYKINQKEGNSNKALEFYIKYTTLKESVFSTNKDKIIGEIQGKYESEKKGKEIEVLSKLRTVQESRLKMQYYIGFFLAISFLSLIIFSLLLLKRYRSNNKEHFLLKTKQTEVVEKNAILNKTMNEVAIKTEQLKKQRDLAKEQKNQIQHQKEEMTNSIRYAYRIQSAILESKELSKIYTPNNFTLFRPKDIVSGDFYWIREIENYSVFAVADCTGHGVPGAFMSLLGISFLNEIFSDKNKIEPHEILNSLRAKIISALHQNVSDPINNDGMDMSLLFIDHARKKILYSGANSSLFVVRKSELIEIAGDKMPVGFYYNMSPFTTHTLSIGPSDCIYLATDGFADQFGGPDGKKFRMKGLKNLLLQIGDKPLEQQKNILECSFDAWKGNNIQVDDVLILGVKV